In Zingiber officinale cultivar Zhangliang chromosome 6A, Zo_v1.1, whole genome shotgun sequence, a single genomic region encodes these proteins:
- the LOC121997545 gene encoding UDP-glycosyltransferase 89B2-like — protein sequence MADERRVHLLLVPFPAAGHMLPLLDLARLLSESFHPAVIVTVAVTPKNVSLLAARCPAAAPFVLPFPSDPAILPGVENAHEDPSTDIRLLMCAFAGLHLPLLRWGQDHHPTALLSDYFCSWTNRLAAELGVPRLVFCPSGALCLSLVHSLWRRMPKRNNPKDPVEPILFPDLPGSPLYPWRHITTIYRPYVEGDSLSEFAKEMYLANARSWGFVFNTFAELERTYLQHLRRDPGHARVWAVGPVALPPGTSAGLDEQLAAWLGRSPEGSVVYVAFGSVAKLSPAQAEALAAGLEGSGARFVWATRGAVAMPMGFEERVAGRGLVLTGWAPQVAILNHAAVGAFISHCGWNSVLEAVAAGVSLLTWPMVADQFFNARLLEEEIGTAVRACEGGEEAVPEPEELARLVAEAVGEAGRARRQKAQELGRKAAEAVSEGGSSARDLADLVDELSKVAIDQTVGEQRV from the coding sequence ATGGCGGACGAGCGGCGAGTTCATCTCCTGTTGGTCCCGTTCCCGGCGGCGGGTCATATGCTGCCTCTTCTAGACCTCGCCCGCCTCCTCTCAGAAAGCTTCCATCCCGCTGTCATCGTCACAGTCGCCGTCACACCCAAAAACGTCTCTCTCCTCGCCGCCCGCTGCCCCGCCGCCGCCCCCTTCGTCCTCCCCTTCCCCTCCGACCCAGCCATCCTTCCAGGCGTCGAGAACGCTCACGAAGATCCATCTACCGACATTCGCCTCCTTATGTGCGCCTTCGCCGGCCTCCATCTCCCCCTCCTCCGCTGGGGCCAGGACCATCACCCCACCGCACTCCTCTCCGACTACTTCTGCAGCTGGACCAACCGCCTcgccgccgagctcggcgttcCTCGCCTCGTATTCTGCCCCTCCGGCGCGCTCTGCCTCTCTCTTGTCCACTCGCTCTGGCGCCGGATGCCAAAGAGGAACAACCCTAAGGATCCCGTCGAGCCCATACTCTTCCCCGATCTACCTGGTTCGCCGCTCTACCCGTGGCGCCACATCACCACCATCTACCGCCCGTACGTGGAGGGCGACTCGCTGTCGGAGTTCGCTAAGGAAATGTACCTCGCCAACGCCCGCAGCTGGGGCTTTGTCTTCAACACCTTCGCCGAGCTCGAGAGGACTTACCTCCAACACCTCCGGCGTGATCCAGGGCACGCCCGAGTCTGGGCCGTGGGACCCGTCGCCCTGCCGCCAGGGACCTCGGCCGGATTGGACGAGCAGCTGGCAGCTTGGCTCGGCAGATCCCCGGAGGGATCCGTCGTATACGTGGCCTTCGGGAGCGTGGCCAAGCTGTCGCCGGCGCAAGCGGAGGCGCTGGCTGCTGGGCTGGAGGGCAGCGGGGCTCGATTCGTGTGGGCGACCAGGGGGGCGGTGGCGATGCCGATGGGGTTCGAGGAGCGCGTGGCGGGGCGGGGCCTCGTGCTCACCGGGTGGGCGCCACAGGTGGCAATCCTGAACCACGCGGCGGTGGGGGCGTTCATCAGCCACTGCGGGTGGAACTCGGTACTGGAGGCTGTGGCGGCGGGAGTCTCGCTGCTGACGTGGCCGATGGTCGCCGACCAGTTCTTCAACGCGAGGCTGCTGGAGGAGGAGATAGGCACGGCGGTGAGGGCGTGCGAGGGCGGCGAGGAAGCCGTGCCAGAACCGGAGGAGCTGGCGCGCCTGGTGGCGGAGGCGGTGGGCGAAGCGGGGAGGGCGCGGAGGCAGAAGGCGCAGGAGTTAGGGAGAAAGGCGGCGGAAGCGGTGTCGGAAGGCGGCAGCTCGGCCAGAGATTTGGCCGACCTTGTGGACGAGCTGTCGAAGGTTGCAATAGATCAAACAGTTGGAGAGCAGAGAGTCTGA